The sequence TTCTTCTGTTCTTGAAATTGTGTAGGTGATGATAGTGAATAAATGCCTTCAGCTGGGTTTGGGTGAAGGTGGCTTCTATCAACCAGGTTTCAGCAATGAAGCAATATTGCACTTGAAAATGATGTGCCTTGGGAAAAACTGGGACTGTGAGACTCGTCGATATGGAGAAACTCGACCGGTTGATGGTTCCATCCCACCACAAATTCCTGTTGAATTCAGTCAGCTTGTTGAGAAAGCAATTAAAGAATCACAGTCCCTTGCTGCCTCAAAATcaaaggagaggaggagagaagtTATTATACCATCTATGTCACCAGACATATGTATTGTTAACTTCTACACATCCACTGGGAGACTTGGTCTCCATCAGGTTAGTATTTTTATGAGTTACTACGAACAAGTTATTGATTTTACAGGAGTATAAAAGTGGTTACGTAGTAATTAATACACATCGTAAGAACTGTTTTTAATTGTATCTTTCTTCTAACAAGTTTCTTCATTATCAACTTATTGATGATTCAGGACAGTGGTGAGAGCCAAGAGTCCATCCGGAAAGGATTGCCTATTGTTTCATTTTCTATTGGAGATAGCCGAGTTTTTGTATGGTGATCAGAAGGATGTTAACAAGGTAGAAACGTTAGTCTTGGAGTCTGGAGATGTTCTAATATTTGGTGGAAGATCAAGAAACGTCTTCCATGGCGTGAGATCAATTCTCAAAGATACTGCCCCCAAAGTTCTTGTTCAGGAAACAAGTCTCCGACCAGGTCGTCTGAATTTGACTTTTAGGCAGTACTAGAGATTAGTACCAAACTCATGATTGATGCTGCAGTTATTGcctttatatttaaaattttaggaaTGGAGCACAAGACATAATTTTTTCAGACTAGCATACAACTCATTTATCATATGTATGGTATAGACAAATGATGTATGTTGAATTGAATCCAGGTTTGATGACTAAAAGAACACTTGAACAAAAAGCATTGACTGAATGTTACTGTTGGTCAGCTGTCTGATAACTGGTCCGTCACATTCTGTTGGATCAGAGCATAGAGTGAAGTCTCGCATTCTCTGTCGTAACATGGTTTCTGGTTATGTCATCAATGGTGGGAAAACCAGAAAGGGCCATAGTGATCTAAAACTCTTCTCCACCCTTAGCTGCAAGTCCATAGACTAAAGCTAAAGGCCTCCCCTATCTGCATCACTCAGCGTTCTCCCTATAGTTTATACGGAAAGCTTCAACATTCTCCTTGAGATTGTGTTGATCCTCTACCCCTCCATTGTAGAAATTATAGTACATCTTAGGGAGAGCCTGTTTTGCCAGTTCTTGAAACTCATACACGTTGACGATTTGATCCATCTatctaaaatatcatatatatataaagaaaagaaattgaCAAACACACTACACCACAAGAACCTAAACAGAAATTATCAACTCTTTAAGAGGCCTTGATATTAGTCTATCTTTACTGAGTAATTCGTCTATAGCAGTAAGTACAATCATCAAACTACGTActtgaaacaacaaaaatagatgTGCATTGGCTGATAAGATCATTAAGGGACTTATTATGATCTAAAGAGCTGATTGTAGAAGTTACTCACATATCTGAAGAATTCCAGAGGCAGAAACAAACCTTCCAAACCAAGAAAGGTGAGGTTAACTTTTTTCTAAGTCTAAATAGTGAAACCAAAGAACACTGTAGGggaaataaatcaataatacTAATGATTACTACATACTAGTCCTGTCGGTGACACTGACACTAGAACAAATCTACTCTCTAGCCTTCCCCTTTGTAAGATCTCGTGGTCATACGAAACCTCTACTTCGTCTAGAGTGTTTACCCTCTTCGTCCGGCCAAATGGGCTTTATTAGGGGAATATCAACGGCCCAAAACAATTCTGATTTGACAGCCTTGTTTGTTTAGCGAATAATCCATGTCAGCGTATCAAATGATGACATGGCATGCTGAGTCAGCACCGCCGTAGACTGTGAACGGCGATTGAACTTCCCAACGGAGAGATTTAACACTCGTCAGTTGAGTCAACAACACAGAAACCGAAGAGTCTCTTTGCAAAGTTGCAATTTTTGACCCTAAAGAAACTGTGTCTATAAGAAAGGGCAAACATCAGATTCCCTGAGAGGACGCTTCAGTTCTACTTCTACCTGCTAAAGTTACCGTCTTTTTGAAAAGGGTTTGAGAGTGAAATCGATGAATCGCGGCGAAGCTAGAGGCTTTGGCGGCCGTAAGGGTTCTCGAGGACAAATGGATTACCGTCCGAAAGGCGAAAGTCCGGTAGATATACTTGATTTGATAGTAGTCTCCTATGCTTCCCCAGAATCGCTTGATTAGCCTTTACTTGTTGTGTGTGCTACTATTTATAGTTCGTAAGCAGaggattttttttgctttgtaatTTTACAGGTTACAGTTGATAGGTCTTTGGATGAATCTTCTGGTAGTAGGGGTAGAGGGTCTCGTGGGAGAGGAAGAAGTACAACATCATGGTGTCCTAGAGATAGTTCTGGGCGTGGCGGCCATGAACACAGTCCAGGTCAAGTGTACGTTCAGGAGTCCAATGCGGTATTTGTGGAAAAGGGTGTTCAACATAATAGGAGAGGTGTAAGTACAGTTGATAGGTCTTTGGTTGATTCGTCTGGTAGTATGGGTAGAGGTCCTCGTGAGAGAGGTGGAAGTAGAACATCATGGTCTCCTAGAGATAGTTTTGGGCGTGGCGGCCATGAACACAGTCCAGTGCAAGTGTACGTTCAGGAGTCCAATGCGGTATTTGTGGAAAAGGGTGTTCAACAGCACAGAAAGCTCCAAGAAGATAAGTTGGGTTCTACCAAGCAACCTGATGAAGGTGCTGCTGCTTTCAAGTTTTCTGGAGATAACAAAGATCTTTTGCAATCATCTCCTTCGTCTAGCTCAAAGAGCATAAGTCTTTCTGGAGGTTTGTTTGTCTCTAAAGAATCCGAGGACAAGGATGTCAAGAATGGCGCTCGAATCCATGATCTTGTGAACCAGATGGAAGATGTTTCGTTGTCTTGCCAGGACTCTGTGTCTTCTACAAGTGAGAAGGTTGAGCTTTCTAGTGCTGAGGATCAGAATAGTACTGCTCACAAGTCTGGTGGTGAAGGAAACTCGTCAAGTGAAAGAAACACGGGACCATTTGATATCTCTCTCAAGAAGACAGGGATAGTACTAAAACCCGCTCTGTTTAATCTgaacaaagaaaagaggaaatCAACTAAAGGACACACTGGAATTGTTATTAGACCTGGAATGGTACTTCTCAAGAACTATTTGTCAATCAATGATCAAGTAAGTACGCTCTCTGCGTCCCTACTTCCCTCTTTCTGCACGTGTTTGCTTGTCCTTCAATTCCTATATGCATcattttcacactttttttgcTCTCAAAATTGTGTAGGTGATGATTGTGAACAAATGCCGTCAGCTGGGTTTGGGTGAAGGTGGCTTCTATCAACCAGGTTACAGGGATGAAGCAATATTGCGCTTGAAAATGATGTGCCTTGGGAAAAACTGGGACCCTGAAACATCTCGATATGGAGAAGTTCGACCAGTTGATGGTTCTCGTCCGCCAAAAATTCCAGTTGAATTCAATCAGTTTATTGAGAAAGCAATTAAAGAATCACAGTCCCTTACAGCCTCTAAATCAAATGAAACGAGTGGAGAAGTTACAATGCCATTTATGTCCCCAGACATATGTATTGTTAACTTCTACACATCCACCGGGAGACTTGGCCTCCATCGGGTTAGTATTTCAAAGAACTTTGTGATTTCATATAGCTCAAAGGTAATTGCATCATTAGTTGTAAATCCTTGATGTTTCAGGACAAAGATGAGAGCGAAAAGTCCATTCGGAAGGGATTACCTGTTGTTTCATTTTCTGTTGGAGATTCAGCCGAGTTCTTGTATGGTGATCAATTGGATGAAGCCATGGCAGAAACGTTAGTGTTGGAGTCTGGAGATGTTCTACTATTTGGTGGCAAATCCAGGAATATCTTTCATGGCGTAAGATCAATTCGCAAAGATACTGCCCCCAAAGTGCTTCTTCAGGAAACAAGTCTCCGACCTGGTCGTCTGAATTTGACTTTTAGGCAGTATTAACAAAAATCAGTTCTTGAAGATACTATACTGCCCACAAGGTTCTGGTTTAGGAACCAAGTATCCAGCCAGGTCGTCTGAAGCTTACTTTTAGGAAGTACTATTAACCCGAAGCCAGGAACTTTTGTAATGTATCTTGAAGCTGTTTTGGGGTGCATGAACTTGTACAGATTCTAGGCGTATAACCTgctttttatatctttttctcGGAAATAAAAAGCCTTTCCATATTTCTTTGCACgttttatgaatatttttttggttattatcaCATCTTGGCAAGATGATTATCCTCTCGAAATTAGCCGCCTCAAATTCCTGTCGACTTCAATCAGTTTTTGGTGATGAAAGATTCACTGTGCCTCCATCAGGTTAGTGTTTACAACCACagcttcttgattcttgataGTCAGTGTAGTTCGCTCgaataatatattgttatgAAATAACTTTCTATTCCATCATAACATGTGATCGCTGTCTCATGTGTTGCATCATGTCGCCATGTCGGTTGGTTACAGCATAAATGTGTCACTGTTGAACAAGTATTCCCAAGTGATCTTTTGTCAAACATGTTTGCCAAGTGATCTTTGTCAAAACCTTAAAATTCACTCTACAAACCACAGAAACTCGTGTTCAATAACATGTCAGATAATGTTTCTATTATACACAATAAATTAGCATACACACAATGTAGATAACTTTAGCTCTAGTTCGATTTGTGAAGTGATTTCATTGTTGTTGCAAGGAAAATTTTCCCACTGTATCGGTTGTCTTGTCAGACGCGAGCTTGCTTATACCCCAATAGCTGATGCAGCTGAATCTACATAAAGTAGCAAGCAAgagtatattttctttttcaatcgTTCTATATTCTCTAACGAAGAACTATCACTAGAATGATTATCACTTTTAACTTTGTCTAGCCATTCGTTTGCTTGCTTAAGTTGGGATAATGTCTCTGTAATATGATTCTCTGGTTCCGCTCCTTtggtttttcctttcttctctgAAACACTAGCATGGAATCCAGTATCTAATGCGTCTTCcaagaatttcaaaaaccaGCTTCTTGTTTCTCGTTTCAAAGTATTTATCAGTTCTTTTATCTCTTCTGTGCCATTTCCCTTGATCCATTCCAGCTTCTCTGCTTCTGTTAGAGTTTTAGAAGGTTTGATTGTAGCTCTGCTTGAAGTTAGACTAGCTTTTTTGCTCAACTTTTCAGGTTCCGTCCATAATGCATGAATATTCACTGGCTGGATTGATTTATCTTTTGATGCTGCAGCTGTGGCCTGTG comes from Camelina sativa cultivar DH55 chromosome 19, Cs, whole genome shotgun sequence and encodes:
- the LOC104765221 gene encoding uncharacterized protein LOC104765221; the protein is MNRGEARGFGGRKGSRGQMDYRPKGESPVTVDRSLDESSGSRGRGSRGRGRSTTSWCPRDSSGRGGHEHSPGQVYVQESNAVFVEKGVQHNRRGVSTVDRSLVDSSGSMGRGPRERGGSRTSWSPRDSFGRGGHEHSPVQVYVQESNAVFVEKGVQQHRKLQEDKLGSTKQPDEGAAAFKFSGDNKDLLQSSPSSSSKSISLSGGLFVSKESEDKDVKNGARIHDLVNQMEDVSLSCQDSVSSTSEKVELSSAEDQNSTAHKSGGEGNSSSERNTGPFDISLKKTGIVLKPALFNLNKEKRKSTKGHTGIVIRPGMVLLKNYLSINDQVMIVNKCRQLGLGEGGFYQPGYRDEAILRLKMMCLGKNWDPETSRYGEVRPVDGSRPPKIPVEFNQFIEKAIKESQSLTASKSNETSGEVTMPFMSPDICIVNFYTSTGRLGLHRDKDESEKSIRKGLPVVSFSVGDSAEFLYGDQLDEAMAETLVLESGDVLLFGGKSRNIFHGVRSIRKDTAPKVLLQETSLRPGRLNLTFRQY
- the LOC104765222 gene encoding LOW QUALITY PROTEIN: alpha-ketoglutarate-dependent dioxygenase abh1-like (The sequence of the model RefSeq protein was modified relative to this genomic sequence to represent the inferred CDS: inserted 2 bases in 1 codon), translated to MSRDLVNQVKDVMLSCQEYESYTSDQKVELFSVEDQNSTAQQSGDAVVSSNESSMRSRPGPSFDIFLKKTGIVLKPSQFELNREKMKAAKGYTGIVIRPGMVLLKNYLSFNEQVMIVNKCLQLGLGEGGFYQPGFSNEAILHLKMMCLGKNWDCETRRYGETRPVDGSIPPQIPVEFSQLVEKAIKESQSLAASKSKERRREVIIPSMSPDICIVNFYTSTGRLGLHQDSGESQESIRKGLPIVSFSIGDXAEFLYGDQKDVNKVETLVLESGDVLIFGGRSRNVFHGVRSILKDTAPKVLVQETSLRPGRLNLTFRQY